In the genome of Epinephelus fuscoguttatus linkage group LG4, E.fuscoguttatus.final_Chr_v1, the window aaccAACCCAAATACATGTCTGACTTTTTCCTGTCACCCCTTCCTCCTTCTGATCATGTTTAAAACCACAACATCACATGCTGGACTCTCCTCTCGGCTGAGGTGTCCACTGGCAGCTTCAACTATACCTTCTccactcacacagacagacgCAGTGGGCCACAGAGTGGATGACAGGTGCTTAAAAACACGCACTACTTGTAAAGTTACAGCCTAATAGCAGTCGGCAGCTGCTGTCATGGTTGGTGCGAGGAGGCGCCTGCGTGTGCAGCCCGCTGGTCGCTTTTCCCTTTGTGTTTAAAGTGAGCTGAGGTCTCCGAGGTCTTGGAGCTACAGTTCCGGGGTTAGCGGGTAGATGGCACAATTTTCTTACATATATGGGCAGAATGCAGGAAGCCTGGTGCAGCTAAGTAGAAGTGAAGGgctatttgttttaatggtgAGAGATAAAGTGGGAGAATGtgcagaaaaattaaaaataataggCTTTTACTTTTagaataaagacaaataaaagataaaaagtgTTGCTCTTGATGCAggatttatctttattttacaaCCAACTtgttagaaaagaaaaatatcaataatagtaattataatataaataataatgctttattattaataataatattgaaaGCCAGTGTGCTAACATCAGGAACAGGTGGCCCATGTTGCAAAGCGTCTGACTTATAGGAAACGTTGTAAATGAGCTGCGGTGCCTCAGCCTATATATGCAATAAAGCGCATGCAGCATGGGCTAATTTGTCATAGTGATAGTGCCAAGGTGCAAATAATGTGCATATTTGTCGCTTAACTGTGCGGGTGTGCGTGTCCCTGCGTGCgcgcacgtgtgtgtatgtgtgtgtgaaagggggaCAGAGGAAGAGCGAGCCTGCAAACCATATTCTTATCTTATTAAACAAATAGCCCCACTAATAGCCCGTGAGCCCTGAATAAGTTCTCAGCTTCAGTGCGTAAAACCCCAACAAACTCCAAGCATCCGCACAGACTCTACTGTACACACGCACCGGCCCGCAGCATCCTCCCCGCAGCCTGTAGGAtttttggggggtggggtgAGGGGGGTgggtggtggtgttggtgggTGGTGGTGGGTATATATAGCGGCTACCAGCTCGTGTGTCAAAAACTTCTCACGTCACACAGACGTAAATAAAAGTGACGTCGCGGCGAGTTACACCTCATTAGTCTTTTTGTACAATGCTAATAAATGAGCAGAAGTACAAATTATAGAGTCCAGCATATACATCACGCTCTGTCAACTGAAATCAGCCCGGTCAGTGTCGAGATCCATCCAAACCTACTCTGAAGCTCCACTCAGGCTTCCAGTGTGTTTTTAGAGGCTCCAAGCCCTCGTGTTGGAGACTATACGGGATGCTGGAGTGagcttttatatttatatttctgctCTTCATGTAAATACTTCTCCTATGAAATGATATTGGCTCGCTGTCTACCTTTAATTATCAATATGGGGGCCTCGGTGTGAGAGATACCTCAGAGGCAGATTGGGTTGGACAAGCATGTGGAAGCATCACTGTAAGGATAAATAACGCTTTCAGCAAGAAGCCGGGGATAAAACACCATCAGCACCACATCATAATCATCATTTTCATCATTATCAACAgcaacaatcacacacacactctctcaaatacacacacacatacacagaggcagcagcagcagcagcagcagaaaccgTGGTGAAGTTGGCTTCCATAACCGATCCTGATTAAGCTCCTATACAACAAGGCTAATTCTATTTCAGGCCTAAGCCAGTACTACTAATAATTAACGATAGGCCAAAGGTGTGTGGCACGCGCATCAATAATTGGCATTTAAACCCAGCACATGCACGTCCTCTTGGATATTCACACATGTATGCATTTGAGATTATAAACTTTAACTTCCGGTGTGAAGCACATAAAAAGCAGATCATAATAATAACGCAAACAGGCAGCATTTTACCCCCAGATaataatttaaacttttttccccccagtcaATATAAGATAATATTTGGATGCTACTATTTATGCTATATGAATTCACGCCATTAATATTAATGTGAGCGTCCAAAGGGAAGCTGAGGTGGGTATTTCGCCACTCTGTCCCGCGTAAAGGGGGGTCTGCTGTTATGAGATGTTATTATCTGTGGAGGCAGGGCGCCTTATTACAACTGTTGGATCCTATTTCTGAAGTTTCACACACATCCGCCTTCAATCCATTATTCCTCATcggcttttttgtttttaaataaacagaaaataatcttAACCTTGTTGCAAAAAGAAAGTGAAGGCGTTGAGCGGGCCTGTTGGCTGATTGATTAATTATTTTGTAATTCATTAATCACTTTCATGGGGCAAAAGGGCAACATCCTGCCACAGCAAATTGACTCCGCTCCCCCCTTCTCCAACcgaccacacacaccacacacacactcactcgcacacacacacacacacaaggacaaaGTTACACGCACGTTTgcgcagtaaaaaaaaacatggaaaaacttTGTGTTTCAAATTCATAAATTATAATTTAATACCAAGaacaaatttacagcagaatGCTTGTTTACAATAAgctaacacaaacaaacaagaattgTGTTCAACTATAaactttcacacacactcacatatatcACTtgcaattaataataataataataatcataaaaaaagtatcTATACGTTATCAATACCCTGCAgtcatatatttttatatatttatataaaaacgTGGGTCAGTTTAAACTGTTCATAATTACAATCATGTATCATTCTCTGGTCCATATGTGGCCACGAACAGCCAAAGATCAGTGTTCAATCAGTGATCCCTTTTTAATTCAACCACAACATggtgtttcttttttgtgtgtggcgAAGAAAAGCCTCAAAACAAGGACAAAATTGCTAGCTTccaaatacacatacacacgcacacacacacacacgcacgcacacacgcgcgcacacacgctCACGCACACCACGGCACCTGTCAAAGACCAAAGGAGCAATAACACTAAAGTTAAAATATCAACTCCTTTTTTCCCAAACCTGCTCACCCTGTTTAAGTCTGTAGCCTAATAATGAACGtcgtttcttttccttttttttgttgttgttgttgtttctttaaaTACAAGGGCTAGTGTACTGAATGCACAGATTATATCTATACAgtcaaaaaagagagagagaaaacatttacatttatatatcaAAGGTAAAATAGGTTAGCGACCTGTGGCCATGCATTCACAGTCTAAATatacatgaaaaagaaaacatttgtagtaatatgtatatacatttaaaaacataacttTCAGTGCTACTAGCTAAGTCTGCCACTCAATTTTGAAGACGTTGTATTAccgagagagaaaaaaaataatggcaaCCACAGATTTTTTCTTAATCACATATACTTTGTATAAAGGAAAAACTCGTTGAAATGAATTGACCTATATTTACAAGAATACTGCCTctaatcagtgttttccaaGTGAAACACACGACTGAAGTTCCAAAAATCTAATCGTGTTTCCCCCCAAAATGTTGTAGGCCTACTTTAACAACGTTTTGATAAGGAATCACATCATGCTTGTCAGGCACTTAATGCTTGAAGTGAATAAAGGGTGACATTTCAGGGACGCTTTAATAATACTGCTATTAAACACTACTCTGGCTAGGCTTCAAACTTTTATGACCCTTGACCTCTCCGAATCTTTTTTAATCACAAGTCAGTTATGCTTCCAGTGCCCCTTAAATGCACATATAAAGCATTAAGAGCAACCTGTCTCAAATACTTTTCTTACAGCAGCTACAGCAACTTgtaggatttatttatttatttattttttttttttaaattgtatccAATTGGGGGGGAAGTGATGCCAAATATTCAAAGCTGGATGAAAATGGGGAATACTTTTTTGGCAAATAAttgggaaaaaataataattaaacttCATATTAATAAAGAGCTAAAAATGTTTCCGCTGGGTCATAAAGTTGAACAtgaactccaaaaaaaaaaaaaaaaaaaagaaagaaagaaagaaagaaagaaagtaaaaaaactCCCTTTTCCCATGATGGTATTGGTCATCCTAAAGAATATAAGTGCGCTTGCAGCATTAAGCCTAGATTATAAGCCTATACTCCTATTGCTGTGGTTTTAATTCTTtttagaacttttttttttattttgtttttttatttttttacaccttttttcaaaataaatcattgtCTTAGAAAATTAACACCACCTGTACTACAGAAATCACATAGGCCGGTTTGGAACCAGAAAGGAGGAACAAAGAAAGTACAAAACACAGCTATACATGGACACAGGACAAGTTCatttgagaaaagaaaaaaaaatcacgttttttttccctttctccagttttttttccttttacccaaattatcatttttaaaTGCACTTAATACTTAAATTTTTCCCCATAAGGATCAACAAAatcccttttcctttttttgtcctcattttcttctttcattaaaaaaaaaaatgaatcgAAGCAGGTTGTTCTGCATGAACACTGGGAGCTTGTATCTGCCATTTTGAAAGTTCAGTGGAtgtctcaattttttttttttttttttttttttgttggagtAGGGGGGGAATTCACAGTCATTTACGTCAATGTCTTTCTTCATGAAAGCCAGCCCCGTGTAACAGCCGGTTGGGTTTTTTATTCCTTCCACAAAAGCAGCTATAATCATTGTAGTCTCGCAGcctccccccccaccccaacccCACCTTTTGTTTGTTCGTCTCCTTCTTGGTTTACTGAATTGACATGTAAGGCCAGTTAAAACTGCTCCCCGAAAGCAACATATCCCTGATGAGAGTTTCAATTGGGGTTTTACCTACCAATCGGACGAAAAATAATTGTTCTATGACCGAGGAAGAGACTGTGCGGAGGGAAGGCAAGCGGAGTAACAACTTCCCAAACCGTGTTGGCTGGTTGGGATACTGGCTCCGGACATATTCCTCCAGGGCGCACTGGGACTTCTCCTGCAAACTTTCCACATGGGCCACATCTGAGAGGCCACAAGCATCTGGGAAGGGGGGGAAAgcaaataaacattaataaagTGTAACCCTAAAGTGTTTCTCTCAcgagcagtttttttttttctttcccccaCTGTGGTGATATATAGTGGCGGAAATTGATAGCCTGTCAcatttgggaaaaaaagcaattattttAGGAAATTATTCTCATGCCATTATATGTAAAAGTGGAGTTTAAATGCCTGGAGGCTtgtttacataaataaatagtgcagatatttttcagtgtgtgaGAATAATTCAATAATAGGAATGCGCTTGGCGAATAATCACCACaccacaattaaaaaaatgcattattataacaagttttttttgctttaacaattaaatataattttatttaaatatatataaatatgcagATGAAATAAAGGCAACTCTTGAACTCTGTGTCAAGAAGcaaaatgtgagtgtgtgaattcGGTGTTCCTCCTTTTTATCGCTACCATAACCTCGGTTATTTCCCTCGATAAAGCCACTTAAAAGTGAACTAAATAATTAAGCATATTCATAGCTAAAGACTGTGTTTGAGATGGGCCTGTCTTTCacagtcagaggcagagcgaggaggaaaagaagagcAGGAGAGGGGGGGGAGGGAAAGACAGGGAGACCTACTGACCTTTAGTGAGCAGAGATTTAGCTTGGAAAAAAGGGCCCATAGCCTACGGAGTTGCCGTCATACTATACCACCAGAGACGCATAATCACTAtctatgctgctgctgcatgtggGCGGCAGCTGATTATGTGCCAAAAAACGCTTGTACGCGCATTGGTTAAGTTTGTAAAGTTTATGCATGACAACAACTAAACCACCAAAGTAGCAAAGGCGTGTCATTCAAGCTACAACACACAGCTCATGTTCGAGCCTCCGGGACTCAGGTATGGAGGAGACAAATTAAGCCATCGTGGCCCCATAAAGGCTTCATAATAAAATTCAATGACctgaaatgtgattttttttcttgtgtgtgtgaataggcTAACAAACCATCAGGAGAACAATAGTGAGCTGCTACAGCTACATGGAATACAGAGGCTGATGGCTTGCAGGTATGATATCATTTCAAAGACATGCGGTGAAACCTTGTAAATCTCTACCacgctgattttttttcttttattataattattattaatattatttccCGCCCTTTGCTTGGTGGAGCTAATGTAACAAAATAGCTGGGAAGTTTGGGTCACGACCTAGATCTGGAGCAAGTCCAGAGACGCCTTGGATCCTACTAAGGCGCAGAGAATATTTCAgcaaataaaaattaaagccGCCCCTCCTGTCACTGCTCCATATCACACGATACTGTTTGATTCTGACATATTTGCAATTACAGGGTTGTGCATTTGGGTCCCTGCATGCTTTTGTCTCGGACATGTCTGTCCCCTAAATGACACGAGATCGCTGGAACCTGCGCTTTGCTTTTTACTGTGTGCAAATGGGACATTAGGCTTgtcttgctttttctttttttttctattcccCTCCCCCTCGGAGCCTGACATCATTTATATCTGTCATTCCCTACAAACAAGACGTGGGGTATACACACATTGATAAATGgcggaataaaaaaaaaaatcaaagtgtaGCAATGCATGTGCAAGCTACTGGATTCTCCAAAAGTGTGTTGTGATGCTTGGGGTAATTATTGTGAAGttattgcttttttaaaaaaacaaaacaaaactggggattatgttttaatatttcagcCACTCTCCTCTGTTTTGTTGtcagaatattttttataaatccCCTGCTTTGTCATACCACTATCTCCACATTAGccctgagtgtgtgtctgataAATCAGCTGATTAATCAGGTGCTTTTATAATTTAGCAGCCtgaagcctatgagaaagcccTTGACCATGAAGGCAGCATAGGTGGACGTTTAAGCAAAGGGGGTCATCTAAGACAAGCAACAACCTCTACAGCCAGTGTGGATATATTTAGGTCAGCGTTGATTTAGCTGATGTCAGTGAGCATGTTAgtgacattcacacacacagactgaactTGGAGTGTGCCAGCCTATTGTCTTACCTGTGGTGAAGAGCACAATTGCCTTTAAGCAGCTATATTCAGCAGAGTCAACGTGCAAAGCTTTGAGCTTTTCCACTTGTTCTTGAAAGATCCTAATGTGGTCCATAAAGGCCACCACTCTGTCCGCGGACATGGGGGAGGCGTGAAGGCCAGCCGCCGCCAGGAGAGGAGCCACATGCAGGGGCATGGAGCACTGCGCGGCGTTGAGCACAAATAACTCACTCCACGTCAACCTCAGCAGAGCCACCTGGTCTGTGATCTGAAGGTCTGGAAAGAAGGGAATATTCCTGGCCCACTCCACGGCGCTGAAGAGCATCCTGGCTGCTAGTTCACAAATGTTCTCGATGCCCATTATGTTGTTGGGTTGCATGCACTGACTGCCATACCGGGACGTCGGGTAGGGCTCCGCTCTCAACAGAAGAGAGATATATCCGGATAAGTAGGAATGGCAGTGCAGTGGGTCTCCATTTGTCAAGGCGAACTGACCGTGGTGTGGCTGTGTGGGTGGCACCCGTCCCCTTTGCACGGCTGCAGTAAAAAGAGAAACTACAGATATTGAAGCCTGAATTCTACAAAtcatcacacaataacactgtgaacacacagacacacacaatacacacacacacacactgctgtcataTATTGTACATTTCAACTGACCACTCATTAAAAAGCTTACAccttaagaaaataaatgacacaCAGCATGTTTGCCATGTAAcatcataacacacacacacacacacacacacacacacacacacacacatacacacacgcacgcacacacacacacccacacacacacattgtgatAATGCATAGGAGTTTATAAAGCATGGATAACAATGAGGCTGTGGTGAGACAAATCATGTGCTGGAGCAGCAGAGGTGCGCTTTAAACACCACAACACATGCATATGTCCAGCTTTAAAATGATGTTATTCGGCAACAGCAACATGAGCTGGCTGTGAAGGAACACAAAGAGGGCAAGGGAGACCTTGCATGTTTAACCCTTAACCTACTTAGCAATTCATCTCGTTTTACCATACATGCAGGGCCTATTTTCGACTAATATTCAGATAAATTCTCACGGCTACACCGAGGCTATGTGTGCACAATTCCCTCCGATGTCCAGCTTTAGACACAGTGCACAAGACATGCGGGATAGATGTGGAGATGTAGCCTGAACACGCTATCTCTTAATTCGATACTCGCCATAATAGCGCAGGAGGCTATATTGTATCATATTCAGCACAGATGTATCCCCCACGGCTCGTGGCTTTATCTAAATATAAATTCGATAGCCCAAGCGTATAGCCAGGGCTCGGATCTTATTTGTGAAATGCATTGCTATAATGCGCTGGAGCTGCATACTATAATACAACGGCTAAAAGGAAGATCCGGCGAGCCCCGTCTCCACCACAGCAGAGAGCGGCTCCATGGCGTGCTCCTGCCGCACAGCCTGGGAGGGAAGAGTCGGGAGAGAGCACAGACTATGGGGGCGACATAGGATGGTTTTCATGTCTGGAAAAGCctaaaagcacaaacacacacatgaataagaaaacaaaaagtcccAATACCTTCCCGTCTCATGCCGACTTTGAGGCATTTTTTGAGGCGGCAGTACTGACACTGATTGCGGTGGTGTTGGTCGATTGGACAATTCCTGTTGGCACGGCATGTGTAAGTGAGGTTCCGTCGTACGCTCCGTTTGAAGAAGCTTTTGCACCCCTCGCAAGTAAACTGGCCATAGTGTTTGCCACTGGATTTATCCCCACAGACCACACATTCAATGTGCTGTGGCTGTTTCTCCGACTGCTGCGTCGTCTGGTTCGTCGGCGTGGACTGTGTGTTGTTCGGGGGTCCTTGGACCGGAGTCTGAGGGGTCGGAGGGGCGACCTGAGAGGCTGTCAGATTCAACTGGCCTGGTTGAGGGGTGGGAAGAGATAGTCCTCCTTGGGTTTGCGAGGAAAGGGTGCCTTGGGTGTCAGCCACATCGTCCTGGGAGCCTCTCCACACTACCATTGCCATATCTATCAGTCAACGTAAAGAAACTTTTTGTCTGCCGTTTTGGTGTCGCGGTGGAGAATGTCTCAAGGAAACGCGGTAAACTGTGATTAACAGCCGgacacacaaaatgtcaaatctaGCCTACGTTGAATCCACTCAGAATCTCCCGAAAACTGTCGATTTATTGCTCTTGGAGACGTTGCGAAGCACGTTTTCAAAACTGATGCGATGGCGAGCTGAGTCGCTGCCTTGCGCTTAAAGGCCAAGTCCAGGGGCGCTTACAGTCAGCCATCCAGTACACCCATcaatgggaaatgtaggctaaatattaaaaataatcaacCGAGGTAGCATGGACTATTCAGTGAATGATGGAGCAGGGTTGGTGAGACCGtgcctgcagcagcagaaaacaatTGGTGAGCACACTGTAGCAGCTACTATCAAGTTCCAGCACAAGTCTTGAAGAAAATCACCAactgggtaaaaaaaaatgcgtcttcttccttttcttcttgTGAGGTAGCGCCAGCAAGCGCGCAGCTGAAGCCAATGT includes:
- the nr2f2 gene encoding COUP transcription factor 2 isoform X3, which encodes MHPATDEATYAFAVQRGRVPPTQPHHGQFALTNGDPLHCHSYLSGYISLLLRAEPYPTSRYGSQCMQPNNIMGIENICELAARMLFSAVEWARNIPFFPDLQITDQVALLRLTWSELFVLNAAQCSMPLHVAPLLAAAGLHASPMSADRVVAFMDHIRIFQEQVEKLKALHVDSAEYSCLKAIVLFTTDACGLSDVAHVESLQEKSQCALEEYVRSQYPNQPTRFGKLLLRLPSLRTVSSSVIEQLFFVRLVGKTPIETLIRDMLLSGSSFNWPYMSIQ
- the nr2f2 gene encoding COUP transcription factor 2 isoform X2 yields the protein MAMVVWRGSQDDVADTQGTLSSQTQGGLSLPTPQPGQLNLTASQVAPPTPQTPVQGPPNNTQSTPTNQTTQQSEKQPQHIECVVCGDKSSGKHYGQFTCEGCKSFFKRSVRRNLTYTCRANRNCPIDQHHRNQCQYCRLKKCLKVGMRREAVQRGRVPPTQPHHGQFALTNGDPLHCHSYLSGYISLLLRAEPYPTSRYGSQCMQPNNIMGIENICELAARMLFSAVEWARNIPFFPDLQITDQVALLRLTWSELFVLNAAQCSMPLHVAPLLAAAGLHASPMSADRVVAFMDHIRIFQEQVEKLKALHVDSAEYSCLKAIVLFTTDACGLSDVAHVESLQEKSQCALEEYVRSQYPNQPTRFGKLLLRLPSLRTVSSSVIEQLFFVRLVGKTPIETLIRDMLLSGSSFNWPYMSIQ
- the nr2f2 gene encoding COUP transcription factor 2 isoform X1; the encoded protein is MAMVVWRGSQDDVADTQGTLSSQTQGGLSLPTPQPGQLNLTASQVAPPTPQTPVQGPPNNTQSTPTNQTTQQSEKQPQHIECVVCGDKSSGKHYGQFTCEGCKSFFKRSVRRNLTYTCRANRNCPIDQHHRNQCQYCRLKKCLKVGMRREVSLFTAAVQRGRVPPTQPHHGQFALTNGDPLHCHSYLSGYISLLLRAEPYPTSRYGSQCMQPNNIMGIENICELAARMLFSAVEWARNIPFFPDLQITDQVALLRLTWSELFVLNAAQCSMPLHVAPLLAAAGLHASPMSADRVVAFMDHIRIFQEQVEKLKALHVDSAEYSCLKAIVLFTTDACGLSDVAHVESLQEKSQCALEEYVRSQYPNQPTRFGKLLLRLPSLRTVSSSVIEQLFFVRLVGKTPIETLIRDMLLSGSSFNWPYMSIQ